In the genome of Coregonus clupeaformis isolate EN_2021a chromosome 1, ASM2061545v1, whole genome shotgun sequence, one region contains:
- the muc13b gene encoding mucin-13b isoform X4, giving the protein MSKMFVVRLILFFCLAVAVFGQTPTTAPTASTESPTTKDPTPTTKDTAATPTTNDTAATPTTKDTAATPTTKDTAATPTTKDTAATPTTNDTAATPTTKDPAATPTTKDPAATPTTKDPTATPTTKDTAATPTTKDPSATPTTKDPAATPTTKDTAATPTTKDPATTTTPNPCDSNPCNGGSSCQPGYVSHFTCLCIAGQTYSEASGLCEEAKVFPGSLTLTNLLFNEEMNNSASKQFNETAATFIDLMEKVFENHIGYIDSTVLKLSRMSEGSARTFWSRESAGVSATMENNFKLNSVIDETIIKGIIENAIQDCKKGGAHCLDDVFIHAKYKEAKQCESSRKPCEDTSTICNSVGGRPKCDCRTGYVKTEYSIRTCKACESGKADGNVCHDCSFGYSGLNCSESWKLILVIVGTVLGALLLVTLILLPVVARKTPKKSSSKKSSKNAEVPTYTSPYPAKDFRASALTNGGVTNASSGFAGVPKIPRAMPNNNSSWDRGSNLEMTESGSRQALVTRGDKGGIGGYQNPDDTRSFNTRNPYQSRGQGSNPYQSGGQGSNPYQSGGQGSNPYQSGGQGSNPYQSGGQGSNPYQRGGQGSNPYQSGSQGSNPYQSRPQDDNPYQSQGQDNPYFTHDNGRRN; this is encoded by the exons CAACAGCTCCAACAGCATCAACCGAATCTCCAACAACAAAGGATCCTACACCAACAACAAAG GATACTGCAGCAACACCAACAACGAATGATACTGCAGCAACACCAACAACGAAGGATACTGCAGCAACACCAACAACGAAGGATACTGCAGCAACACCAACAACGAAGGATACTGCAGCAACACCAACAACGAATGATACTGCAGCAACACCAACAACGAAGGATCCTGCAGCAACACCAACAACGAAGGATCCTGCAGCAACACCAACAACGAAGGATCCTACAGCAACACCAACAACGAAGGATACTGCAGCAACACCAACAACGAAGGATCCTTCAGCAACACCAACAACGAAGGATCCTGCAGCAACACCAACAACGAAGGATACTGCAGCAACACCAACAACGAAGGatcctgcaacaacaacaacaccaa ATCCCTGTGACTCAAACCCATGCAATGGCGGTAGCAGCTGTCAGCCAGGCTATGTATCCCACTTCACCTGTCTCTGTATTGCTGGCCAAACATACTCTGAGGCAAGTGGACTCTGTGAGGAAG CCAAGGTCTTCCCTGGATCTCTGACCCTGACTAATTTGCTCTTTAACGAAGAAATGAACAACTCGGCATCAAAACAATTCAACGAGACAGCTGCCACGTTCATTGATTTG ATGGAGAAGGTTTTTGAAAATCACATCGGCTACATTGATTCCACAGTGCTGAAGCTCAG CAGAATGAGTGAGGGTTCGGCTCGTACCTTCTGGTCACGTGAATCAGCAGGTGTCAGCGCGACCATGGAGAACAATTTTAAACTCAACTCCGTCATCGACGAAACCATCATCAAAGGAATTATAGAAAATGCTATTCAAGACTGTAAAAAAGGGGGTGCCCATTGTTTAGATGATGTGTTCATACATGCGAAATACAAAG AAGCCAAACAGTGTGAATCGTCTCGGAAACCTTGTGAGGACACTTCAACTATTTGTAATTCTGTGGGTGGTAGACCTAAATGTGACTGTCGGACCGGTTACGTGAAAACGGAATACTCTATCAGAACATGCAAAG CTTGTGAAAGTGGGAAAGCAGACGGCAATGTGTGCCATGA ttGTTCATTTGGTTATTCGGGATTAAACTGCAGTGAAT catGGAAGTTGATACTGGTGATTGTCGGCACTGTTCTTGGTGCACTGCTACTCGTCACACTAATCCTGCTGCCAGTAGTTGCACGCAA GACACCCAAGAAGAGCTCCTCCAAGAAGTCCTCTAAGAACGCTGAGGTTCCTACCTACACCAGCCCCTATCCCGCCAAGGACTTCAGGGCATCGGCCTTAACCAATGGGGGGGTGACCAATGCCAGTTCAGGTTTTGCGGGCGTACCCAAGATCCCCCGGGCCATGCCCAACAATAACAGCAGCTGGGACCGTGGCAGCAACCTGGAGATGACGGAGAGCGGCAGCAGACAGGCACTGGTGACCAGGGGAGACAAAGGAGGG ATTGGTGGCTACCAGAACCCTGATGACACAAGGAGCTTCAACACCAGGAACCCCTACCAGAGCAGAGGTCAGGGCAGCAACCCCTACCAGAGCGGAGGTCAGGGCAGCAACCCCTACCAGAGCGGAGGTCAGGGCAGCAACCCCTACCAGAGCGGAGGTCAGGGCAGCAACCCCTACCAGAGCGGAGGTCAGGGCAGCAACCCCTACCAGAGGGGAGGTCAGGGCAGCAACCCCTACCAGAGCGGAAGTCAGGGCAGCAACCCCTACCAGAGCCGACCCCAAGACGACAACCCCTACCAGAGCCAAGGCCAGGACAACCCCTACTTTACACACGACAATGGAAGAAGAAACTGA
- the muc13b gene encoding mucin-13b isoform X1 — protein MSKMFVVRLILFFCLAVAVFGQTPTTAPTASTESPTTKDPTPTTKDTAATPTTNDTAATPTTKDTAATPTTNDTAATPTTKDTAATPTTKDTAATPTTKDTAATPTTNDTAATPTTKDPAATPTTKDPAATPTTKDPTATPTTKDTAATPTTKDPSATPTTKDPAATPTTKDTAATPTTKDPATTTTPNPCDSNPCNGGSSCQPGYVSHFTCLCIAGQTYSEASGLCEEAKVFPGSLTLTNLLFNEEMNNSASKQFNETAATFIDLMEKVFENHIGYIDSTVLKLSRMSEGSARTFWSRESAGVSATMENNFKLNSVIDETIIKGIIENAIQDCKKGGAHCLDDVFIHAKYKEAKQCESSRKPCEDTSTICNSVGGRPKCDCRTGYVKTEYSIRTCKACESGKADGNVCHDCSFGYSGLNCSESWKLILVIVGTVLGALLLVTLILLPVVARKTPKKSSSKKSSKNAEVPTYTSPYPAKDFRASALTNGGVTNASSGFAGVPKIPRAMPNNNSSWDRGSNLEMTESGSRQALVTRGDKGGIGGYQNPDDTRSFNTRNPYQSRGQGSNPYQSGGQGSNPYQSGGQGSNPYQSGGQGSNPYQSGGQGSNPYQRGGQGSNPYQSGSQGSNPYQSRPQDDNPYQSQGQDNPYFTHDNGRRN, from the exons CAACAGCTCCAACAGCATCAACCGAATCTCCAACAACAAAGGATCCTACACCAACAACAAAGGATACTGCAGCAACACCAACAACGAATGATACTGCAGCAACACCAACAACGAAGGATACTGCAGCAACACCAACAACGAATGATACTGCAGCAACACCAACAACGAAGGATACTGCAGCAACACCAACAACGAAGGATACTGCAGCAACACCAACAACGAAGGATACTGCAGCAACACCAACAACGAATGATACTGCAGCAACACCAACAACGAAGGATCCTGCAGCAACACCAACAACGAAGGATCCTGCAGCAACACCAACAACGAAGGATCCTACAGCAACACCAACAACGAAGGATACTGCAGCAACACCAACAACGAAGGATCCTTCAGCAACACCAACAACGAAGGATCCTGCAGCAACACCAACAACGAAGGATACTGCAGCAACACCAACAACGAAGGatcctgcaacaacaacaacaccaa ATCCCTGTGACTCAAACCCATGCAATGGCGGTAGCAGCTGTCAGCCAGGCTATGTATCCCACTTCACCTGTCTCTGTATTGCTGGCCAAACATACTCTGAGGCAAGTGGACTCTGTGAGGAAG CCAAGGTCTTCCCTGGATCTCTGACCCTGACTAATTTGCTCTTTAACGAAGAAATGAACAACTCGGCATCAAAACAATTCAACGAGACAGCTGCCACGTTCATTGATTTG ATGGAGAAGGTTTTTGAAAATCACATCGGCTACATTGATTCCACAGTGCTGAAGCTCAG CAGAATGAGTGAGGGTTCGGCTCGTACCTTCTGGTCACGTGAATCAGCAGGTGTCAGCGCGACCATGGAGAACAATTTTAAACTCAACTCCGTCATCGACGAAACCATCATCAAAGGAATTATAGAAAATGCTATTCAAGACTGTAAAAAAGGGGGTGCCCATTGTTTAGATGATGTGTTCATACATGCGAAATACAAAG AAGCCAAACAGTGTGAATCGTCTCGGAAACCTTGTGAGGACACTTCAACTATTTGTAATTCTGTGGGTGGTAGACCTAAATGTGACTGTCGGACCGGTTACGTGAAAACGGAATACTCTATCAGAACATGCAAAG CTTGTGAAAGTGGGAAAGCAGACGGCAATGTGTGCCATGA ttGTTCATTTGGTTATTCGGGATTAAACTGCAGTGAAT catGGAAGTTGATACTGGTGATTGTCGGCACTGTTCTTGGTGCACTGCTACTCGTCACACTAATCCTGCTGCCAGTAGTTGCACGCAA GACACCCAAGAAGAGCTCCTCCAAGAAGTCCTCTAAGAACGCTGAGGTTCCTACCTACACCAGCCCCTATCCCGCCAAGGACTTCAGGGCATCGGCCTTAACCAATGGGGGGGTGACCAATGCCAGTTCAGGTTTTGCGGGCGTACCCAAGATCCCCCGGGCCATGCCCAACAATAACAGCAGCTGGGACCGTGGCAGCAACCTGGAGATGACGGAGAGCGGCAGCAGACAGGCACTGGTGACCAGGGGAGACAAAGGAGGG ATTGGTGGCTACCAGAACCCTGATGACACAAGGAGCTTCAACACCAGGAACCCCTACCAGAGCAGAGGTCAGGGCAGCAACCCCTACCAGAGCGGAGGTCAGGGCAGCAACCCCTACCAGAGCGGAGGTCAGGGCAGCAACCCCTACCAGAGCGGAGGTCAGGGCAGCAACCCCTACCAGAGCGGAGGTCAGGGCAGCAACCCCTACCAGAGGGGAGGTCAGGGCAGCAACCCCTACCAGAGCGGAAGTCAGGGCAGCAACCCCTACCAGAGCCGACCCCAAGACGACAACCCCTACCAGAGCCAAGGCCAGGACAACCCCTACTTTACACACGACAATGGAAGAAGAAACTGA
- the muc13b gene encoding mucin-13b isoform X3 has product MSKMFVVRLILFFCLAVAVFGQTPTTAPTASTESPTTKDPTPTTKDTAATPTTNDTAATPTTKDTAATPTTNDTAATPTTKDTAATPTTKDTAATPTTKDTAATPTTNDTAATPTTKDPAATPTTKDPAATPTTKDPTATPTTKDTAATPTTKDPSATPTTKDPAATPTTKDTAATPTTKDPATTTTPNPCDSNPCNGGSSCQPGYVSHFTCLCIAGQTYSEASGLCEEAKVFPGSLTLTNLLFNEEMNNSASKQFNETAATFIDLMEKVFENHIGYIDSTVLKLSRMSEGSARTFWSRESAGVSATMENNFKLNSVIDETIIKGIIENAIQDCKKGGAHCLDDVFIHAKYKEAKQCESSRKPCEDTSTICNSVGGRPKCDCRTGYVKTEYSIRTCKACESGKADGNVCHDCSFGYSGLNCSESWKLILVIVGTVLGALLLVTLILLPVVARKTPKKSSSKKSSKNAEVPTYTSPYPAKDFRASALTNGGVTNASSGFAGVPKIPRAMPNNNSSWDRGSNLEMTESGSRQALVTRGDKGGIGGYQNPDDTRSFNTRNPYQSRGQGSNPYQSGGQGSNPYQSGGQGSNPYQSGGQGSNPYQRGGQGSNPYQSGSQGSNPYQSRPQDDNPYQSQGQDNPYFTHDNGRRN; this is encoded by the exons CAACAGCTCCAACAGCATCAACCGAATCTCCAACAACAAAGGATCCTACACCAACAACAAAGGATACTGCAGCAACACCAACAACGAATGATACTGCAGCAACACCAACAACGAAGGATACTGCAGCAACACCAACAACGAATGATACTGCAGCAACACCAACAACGAAGGATACTGCAGCAACACCAACAACGAAGGATACTGCAGCAACACCAACAACGAAGGATACTGCAGCAACACCAACAACGAATGATACTGCAGCAACACCAACAACGAAGGATCCTGCAGCAACACCAACAACGAAGGATCCTGCAGCAACACCAACAACGAAGGATCCTACAGCAACACCAACAACGAAGGATACTGCAGCAACACCAACAACGAAGGATCCTTCAGCAACACCAACAACGAAGGATCCTGCAGCAACACCAACAACGAAGGATACTGCAGCAACACCAACAACGAAGGatcctgcaacaacaacaacaccaa ATCCCTGTGACTCAAACCCATGCAATGGCGGTAGCAGCTGTCAGCCAGGCTATGTATCCCACTTCACCTGTCTCTGTATTGCTGGCCAAACATACTCTGAGGCAAGTGGACTCTGTGAGGAAG CCAAGGTCTTCCCTGGATCTCTGACCCTGACTAATTTGCTCTTTAACGAAGAAATGAACAACTCGGCATCAAAACAATTCAACGAGACAGCTGCCACGTTCATTGATTTG ATGGAGAAGGTTTTTGAAAATCACATCGGCTACATTGATTCCACAGTGCTGAAGCTCAG CAGAATGAGTGAGGGTTCGGCTCGTACCTTCTGGTCACGTGAATCAGCAGGTGTCAGCGCGACCATGGAGAACAATTTTAAACTCAACTCCGTCATCGACGAAACCATCATCAAAGGAATTATAGAAAATGCTATTCAAGACTGTAAAAAAGGGGGTGCCCATTGTTTAGATGATGTGTTCATACATGCGAAATACAAAG AAGCCAAACAGTGTGAATCGTCTCGGAAACCTTGTGAGGACACTTCAACTATTTGTAATTCTGTGGGTGGTAGACCTAAATGTGACTGTCGGACCGGTTACGTGAAAACGGAATACTCTATCAGAACATGCAAAG CTTGTGAAAGTGGGAAAGCAGACGGCAATGTGTGCCATGA ttGTTCATTTGGTTATTCGGGATTAAACTGCAGTGAAT catGGAAGTTGATACTGGTGATTGTCGGCACTGTTCTTGGTGCACTGCTACTCGTCACACTAATCCTGCTGCCAGTAGTTGCACGCAA GACACCCAAGAAGAGCTCCTCCAAGAAGTCCTCTAAGAACGCTGAGGTTCCTACCTACACCAGCCCCTATCCCGCCAAGGACTTCAGGGCATCGGCCTTAACCAATGGGGGGGTGACCAATGCCAGTTCAGGTTTTGCGGGCGTACCCAAGATCCCCCGGGCCATGCCCAACAATAACAGCAGCTGGGACCGTGGCAGCAACCTGGAGATGACGGAGAGCGGCAGCAGACAGGCACTGGTGACCAGGGGAGACAAAGGAGGG ATTGGTGGCTACCAGAACCCTGATGACACAAGGAGCTTCAACACCAGGAACCCCTACCAGAGCAGAG GTCAGGGCAGCAACCCCTACCAGAGCGGAGGTCAGGGCAGCAACCCCTACCAGAGCGGAGGTCAGGGCAGCAACCCCTACCAGAGCGGAGGTCAGGGCAGCAACCCCTACCAGAGGGGAGGTCAGGGCAGCAACCCCTACCAGAGCGGAAGTCAGGGCAGCAACCCCTACCAGAGCCGACCCCAAGACGACAACCCCTACCAGAGCCAAGGCCAGGACAACCCCTACTTTACACACGACAATGGAAGAAGAAACTGA
- the muc13b gene encoding mucin-13b isoform X6 gives MSKMFVVRLILFFCLAVAVFGQTPTTAPTASTESPTTKDPTPTTKDTAATPTTNDTAATPTTKDTAATPTTNDTAATPTTKDTAATPTTKDTAATPTTKDTAATPTTNDTAATPTTKDPAATPTTKDPAATPTTKDPTATPTTKDTAATPTTKDPSATPTTKDPAATPTTKDTAATPTTKDPATTTTPNPCDSNPCNGGSSCQPGYVSHFTCLCIAGQTYSEASGLCEEAKVFPGSLTLTNLLFNEEMNNSASKQFNETAATFIDLMEKVFENHIGYIDSTVLKLSRMSEGSARTFWSRESAGVSATMENNFKLNSVIDETIIKGIIENAIQDCKKGGAHCLDDVFIHAKYKEAKQCESSRKPCEDTSTICNSVGGRPKCDCRTGYVKTEYSIRTCKACESGKADGNVCHDCSFGYSGLNCSESWKLILVIVGTVLGALLLVTLILLPVVARKTPKKSSSKKSSKNAEVPTYTSPYPAKDFRASALTNGGVTNASSGFAGVPKIPRAMPNNNSSWDRGSNLEMTESGSRQALVTRGDKGGIGGYQNPDDTRSFNTRNPYQSRGQGSNPYQSGGQGSNPYQRGGQGSNPYQSGSQGSNPYQSRPQDDNPYQSQGQDNPYFTHDNGRRN, from the exons CAACAGCTCCAACAGCATCAACCGAATCTCCAACAACAAAGGATCCTACACCAACAACAAAGGATACTGCAGCAACACCAACAACGAATGATACTGCAGCAACACCAACAACGAAGGATACTGCAGCAACACCAACAACGAATGATACTGCAGCAACACCAACAACGAAGGATACTGCAGCAACACCAACAACGAAGGATACTGCAGCAACACCAACAACGAAGGATACTGCAGCAACACCAACAACGAATGATACTGCAGCAACACCAACAACGAAGGATCCTGCAGCAACACCAACAACGAAGGATCCTGCAGCAACACCAACAACGAAGGATCCTACAGCAACACCAACAACGAAGGATACTGCAGCAACACCAACAACGAAGGATCCTTCAGCAACACCAACAACGAAGGATCCTGCAGCAACACCAACAACGAAGGATACTGCAGCAACACCAACAACGAAGGatcctgcaacaacaacaacaccaa ATCCCTGTGACTCAAACCCATGCAATGGCGGTAGCAGCTGTCAGCCAGGCTATGTATCCCACTTCACCTGTCTCTGTATTGCTGGCCAAACATACTCTGAGGCAAGTGGACTCTGTGAGGAAG CCAAGGTCTTCCCTGGATCTCTGACCCTGACTAATTTGCTCTTTAACGAAGAAATGAACAACTCGGCATCAAAACAATTCAACGAGACAGCTGCCACGTTCATTGATTTG ATGGAGAAGGTTTTTGAAAATCACATCGGCTACATTGATTCCACAGTGCTGAAGCTCAG CAGAATGAGTGAGGGTTCGGCTCGTACCTTCTGGTCACGTGAATCAGCAGGTGTCAGCGCGACCATGGAGAACAATTTTAAACTCAACTCCGTCATCGACGAAACCATCATCAAAGGAATTATAGAAAATGCTATTCAAGACTGTAAAAAAGGGGGTGCCCATTGTTTAGATGATGTGTTCATACATGCGAAATACAAAG AAGCCAAACAGTGTGAATCGTCTCGGAAACCTTGTGAGGACACTTCAACTATTTGTAATTCTGTGGGTGGTAGACCTAAATGTGACTGTCGGACCGGTTACGTGAAAACGGAATACTCTATCAGAACATGCAAAG CTTGTGAAAGTGGGAAAGCAGACGGCAATGTGTGCCATGA ttGTTCATTTGGTTATTCGGGATTAAACTGCAGTGAAT catGGAAGTTGATACTGGTGATTGTCGGCACTGTTCTTGGTGCACTGCTACTCGTCACACTAATCCTGCTGCCAGTAGTTGCACGCAA GACACCCAAGAAGAGCTCCTCCAAGAAGTCCTCTAAGAACGCTGAGGTTCCTACCTACACCAGCCCCTATCCCGCCAAGGACTTCAGGGCATCGGCCTTAACCAATGGGGGGGTGACCAATGCCAGTTCAGGTTTTGCGGGCGTACCCAAGATCCCCCGGGCCATGCCCAACAATAACAGCAGCTGGGACCGTGGCAGCAACCTGGAGATGACGGAGAGCGGCAGCAGACAGGCACTGGTGACCAGGGGAGACAAAGGAGGG ATTGGTGGCTACCAGAACCCTGATGACACAAGGAGCTTCAACACCAGGAACCCCTACCAGAGCAGAG GTCAGGGCAGCAACCCCTACCAGAGCGGAGGTCAGGGCAGCAACCCCTACCAGAGGGGAGGTCAGGGCAGCAACCCCTACCAGAGCGGAAGTCAGGGCAGCAACCCCTACCAGAGCCGACCCCAAGACGACAACCCCTACCAGAGCCAAGGCCAGGACAACCCCTACTTTACACACGACAATGGAAGAAGAAACTGA
- the muc13b gene encoding mucin-13b isoform X5 yields the protein MSKMFVVRLILFFCLAVAVFGQTPTTAPTASTESPTTKDPTPTTKDTAATPTTNDTAATPTTKDTAATPTTNDTAATPTTKDTAATPTTKDTAATPTTKDTAATPTTNDTAATPTTKDPAATPTTKDPAATPTTKDPTATPTTKDTAATPTTKDPSATPTTKDPAATPTTKDTAATPTTKDPATTTTPNPCDSNPCNGGSSCQPGYVSHFTCLCIAGQTYSEASGLCEEAKVFPGSLTLTNLLFNEEMNNSASKQFNETAATFIDLMEKVFENHIGYIDSTVLKLSRMSEGSARTFWSRESAGVSATMENNFKLNSVIDETIIKGIIENAIQDCKKGGAHCLDDVFIHAKYKEAKQCESSRKPCEDTSTICNSVGGRPKCDCRTGYVKTEYSIRTCKACESGKADGNVCHDCSFGYSGLNCSESWKLILVIVGTVLGALLLVTLILLPVVARKTPKKSSSKKSSKNAEVPTYTSPYPAKDFRASALTNGGVTNASSGFAGVPKIPRAMPNNNSSWDRGSNLEMTESGSRQALVTRGDKGGIGGYQNPDDTRSFNTRNPYQSRGQGSNPYQSGGQGSNPYQSGGQGSNPYQRGGQGSNPYQSGSQGSNPYQSRPQDDNPYQSQGQDNPYFTHDNGRRN from the exons CAACAGCTCCAACAGCATCAACCGAATCTCCAACAACAAAGGATCCTACACCAACAACAAAGGATACTGCAGCAACACCAACAACGAATGATACTGCAGCAACACCAACAACGAAGGATACTGCAGCAACACCAACAACGAATGATACTGCAGCAACACCAACAACGAAGGATACTGCAGCAACACCAACAACGAAGGATACTGCAGCAACACCAACAACGAAGGATACTGCAGCAACACCAACAACGAATGATACTGCAGCAACACCAACAACGAAGGATCCTGCAGCAACACCAACAACGAAGGATCCTGCAGCAACACCAACAACGAAGGATCCTACAGCAACACCAACAACGAAGGATACTGCAGCAACACCAACAACGAAGGATCCTTCAGCAACACCAACAACGAAGGATCCTGCAGCAACACCAACAACGAAGGATACTGCAGCAACACCAACAACGAAGGatcctgcaacaacaacaacaccaa ATCCCTGTGACTCAAACCCATGCAATGGCGGTAGCAGCTGTCAGCCAGGCTATGTATCCCACTTCACCTGTCTCTGTATTGCTGGCCAAACATACTCTGAGGCAAGTGGACTCTGTGAGGAAG CCAAGGTCTTCCCTGGATCTCTGACCCTGACTAATTTGCTCTTTAACGAAGAAATGAACAACTCGGCATCAAAACAATTCAACGAGACAGCTGCCACGTTCATTGATTTG ATGGAGAAGGTTTTTGAAAATCACATCGGCTACATTGATTCCACAGTGCTGAAGCTCAG CAGAATGAGTGAGGGTTCGGCTCGTACCTTCTGGTCACGTGAATCAGCAGGTGTCAGCGCGACCATGGAGAACAATTTTAAACTCAACTCCGTCATCGACGAAACCATCATCAAAGGAATTATAGAAAATGCTATTCAAGACTGTAAAAAAGGGGGTGCCCATTGTTTAGATGATGTGTTCATACATGCGAAATACAAAG AAGCCAAACAGTGTGAATCGTCTCGGAAACCTTGTGAGGACACTTCAACTATTTGTAATTCTGTGGGTGGTAGACCTAAATGTGACTGTCGGACCGGTTACGTGAAAACGGAATACTCTATCAGAACATGCAAAG CTTGTGAAAGTGGGAAAGCAGACGGCAATGTGTGCCATGA ttGTTCATTTGGTTATTCGGGATTAAACTGCAGTGAAT catGGAAGTTGATACTGGTGATTGTCGGCACTGTTCTTGGTGCACTGCTACTCGTCACACTAATCCTGCTGCCAGTAGTTGCACGCAA GACACCCAAGAAGAGCTCCTCCAAGAAGTCCTCTAAGAACGCTGAGGTTCCTACCTACACCAGCCCCTATCCCGCCAAGGACTTCAGGGCATCGGCCTTAACCAATGGGGGGGTGACCAATGCCAGTTCAGGTTTTGCGGGCGTACCCAAGATCCCCCGGGCCATGCCCAACAATAACAGCAGCTGGGACCGTGGCAGCAACCTGGAGATGACGGAGAGCGGCAGCAGACAGGCACTGGTGACCAGGGGAGACAAAGGAGGG ATTGGTGGCTACCAGAACCCTGATGACACAAGGAGCTTCAACACCAGGAACCCCTACCAGAGCAGAG GTCAGGGCAGCAACCCCTACCAGAGCGGAGGTCAGGGCAGCAACCCCTACCAGAGCGGAGGTCAGGGCAGCAACCCCTACCAGAGGGGAGGTCAGGGCAGCAACCCCTACCAGAGCGGAAGTCAGGGCAGCAACCCCTACCAGAGCCGACCCCAAGACGACAACCCCTACCAGAGCCAAGGCCAGGACAACCCCTACTTTACACACGACAATGGAAGAAGAAACTGA